In the Brassica napus cultivar Da-Ae chromosome A7, Da-Ae, whole genome shotgun sequence genome, one interval contains:
- the LOC106449428 gene encoding disease resistance protein RML1A-like: protein MIEKIAIDVSNKINVTPSNEFEGLVGMEAHLRKLNAYLHLECDEVKMIGIQGPAGIGKTTIARALFNQLSADFQFKCFLKNLKEKYETFGTDDHDSKLYLQTQLLSKILNQRDMKVHHLGTIKEWLQDQRVLIVLDEIDDLEQLDALAREPSWFGLGSRIIVTTEDKKILKAHWVDDIYHVDYPSEEEALEILRLYAFKPNSLWDGFDELAKKLTNLCGNLPLGLRVVGSSLRGENRNEWEGQVSRLEYSLDRKIENVLRVGYDKLMKKEQSLFLHIAFFFNNETIDHLTTMLADSDLDVRNGLKTLSEKSLVHISTNGLITMHCLLQQLGRQVVYEQSNEPGKRQFLVEAEDIRNVLANETGTGSVLGISLDMSKISEFSISGRAFEGMRNLRFLRVHGRNFSTLQMLEDIEYLPRLRLLHWDSYPGTLLPPTFRPECLVEFHMAYSKLEKLWRGIQPLTNLKDIDLGHSKNLIEIPDLSKATSLKTLTLTSCTSLVELPSSIRNLHKLKKLMMMGCAKLQIIPKNINLASLEEVDMSDCSQLRSYPDISMNIKDLDVGNTKLEVHPSIVERLPRLEWLRIGSRNLKRLTHVPESVTHLDLSNSDIVRIPDCVIGLSRLESLFVFKCRKLVSLQGLPSSLKYIDATDCGSLERVCIYLNDPMRGLLFQYPIRELMFQNCLKLDEESRREIIQQWVYEYVCLPGKNIPAAFTNKAKGNSITIPTVTFSSSSRFKACLMLSPIKYSYLDITCRLITEGGVIIMELKWDSMNVSHFLTEHLFVCGGNLVQETRKVDVQATKILFEFSCVDNLKILECGVQILSEETDQSCDGSEVDYFDTGGSPDNHTYGDEYYEMDDEVAQSEHKYYWRWLNKFWYGEEDERDDDDEEEYINHHHGWKTAMMMMKVFVVGMSLLLLYLVIT from the exons ATGATCGAAAAAATTGCCATTGATGTTTCAAACAAAATCAATGTTACACCATCAAATGAATTTGAAGGGCTGGTGGGAATGGAAGCTCACTTGAGAAAACTAAACGCTTATTTACACCTTGAGTGTGACGAAGTAAAGATGATTGGAATCCAAGGTCCAGCTGGAATCGGTAAGACAACTATTGCTAGAGCTTTATTCAACCAGCTCTCTGCTgattttcaatttaaatgttTTCTCAAGAACCTCAAGGAAAAATATGAAACATTTGGTACGGATGACCATGATTCGAAATTGTATTTACAAACCCAGCTTCTATCCAAGATTTTGAACCAAAGGGATATGAAGGTACATCATCTAGGCACAATAAAAGAATGGCTACAAGACCAAAGAGTCCTTATAGTTCTTGATGAGATAGATGATTTGGAACAACTAGACGCCTTGGCTAGAGAACCatcttggtttggtttgggAAGCCGAATTATCGTTACTACTGAAGATAAAAAGATACTGAAGGCACATTGGGTAGATGATATCTACCATGTGGATTATCCGTCGGAAGAAGAAGCTCTTGAGATCCTACGTCTATATGCTTTCAAGCCAAATTCTCTATGGGATGGTTTTGATGAGCTTGCAAAGAAATTAACAAATCTTTGTGGTAATCTTCCACTAGGTCTTCGTGTTGTGGGTTCATCTTTACGTGGTGAGAATAGGAACGAGTGGGAAGGTCAAGTTTCTAGGCTAGAATATAGCCTTGATAGGAAAATTGAGAATGTGTTAAGAGTGGGATATGACAAACTAATGAAGAAAGAACAGTCTCTATTTCTTCACATTGCGTTCTTCTTTAACAATGAAACCATTGATCATCTGACAACTATGCTAGCTGATAGTGACTTGGATGTCAGAAATGGGTTGAAGACCCTTTCCGAGAAATCTCTCGTGCATATATCAACCAATGGGTTGATCACAATGCATTGTTTACTCCAACAATTGGGGAGGCAAGTAGTTTATGAACAATCTAATGAACCTGGAAAGCGTCAATTTTTAGTAGAAGCCGAAGATATTCGTAATGTGCTTGCAAATGAAACT ggcACTGGATCTGTCTTAGGTATATCACTTGATATGTCTAAGATAAGTGAGTTTTCTATCAGTGGGCGAGCCTTTGAAGGAATGCGTAATCTCCGGTTCCTAAGAGTGCATGGAAGAAATTTTAGTACATTGCAGATGTTAGAAGACATAGAATATCTACCTCGTCTAAGGTTACTCCATTGGGATTCATATCCAGGAACACTTCTTCCTCCAACATTTCGACCTGAATGTCTAGTCGAATTCCATATGGCATATAGTAAGCTCGAGAAGCTTTGGCGAGGTATCCAG CCACTTACAAATCTCAAGGATATAGATTTGGGACATTCCAAAAACTTGATAGAGATCCCAGATCTTTCAAAGGCTACTAGCCTCAAGACATTGACACTTACATCTTGCACAAGTTTGGTGGAGCTTCCCTCTTCAATTAGAAACCTACACAAACTAAAAAAGCTGATGATGATGGGGTGCGCAAAGCTACAAATCATTCCAAAAAATATCAACTTGGCATCTCTTGAGGAAGTAGACATGAGTGATTGCTCACAGTTGCGAAGTTATCCAGATATTTCTATGAACATCAAGGACCTCGATGTTGGAAACACAAAGTTAGAAGTCCATCCATCAATTGTTGAACGTCTACCTCGTCTTGAGTGGCTTCGTATAGGCAGCAGAAACCTAAAGAGATTAACACATGTCCCCGAAAGTGTAACACATCTAGACCTAAGCAACAGTGATATAGTGAGGATTCCAGATTGCGTCATAGGCCTTTCTCGACTAGAAAGTCTTTTCGTCTTCAAGTGTAGAAAACTCGTGTCACTACAAGGTCTTCCCTCTTCCCTCAAGTACATAGATGCGACCGATTGTGGATCACTCGAGAGAGTGTGTATCTATTTAAATGATCCAATGAGGGGCCTCCTGTTCCAATATCCAATCAGGGAACTCATGTTCCAAAACTGCTTGAAACTGgatgaagaatcaagaagagaaATCATACAACAATGGGTTTACGAATACGTATGTTTACCAGGTAAAAATATTCCTGCGGCGTTCACTAACAAAGCTAAAGGAAACTCCATAACCATCCCTACGGTTACTTTCTCTTCATCCTCAAGATTCAAGGCATGTCTAATGCTTTCGCCAATCAAGTATTCATATCTTGATATAACTTGTCGTCTAATAACAGAAGGAGGTGTCATCATCATGGAGCTTAAATGGGATTCAATGAATGTTTCTCATTTTCTTACGGAGCATCTGTTCGTATGTGGTGGTAACTTGGTTCAAGAAACACGTAAAGTGGATGTTCAAGCGACCAAGATTTTGTTTGAATTCAGTTGCGTGGATAACCTCAAGATTCTTGAGTGTGGTGTTCAGATCTTGAGTGAGGAAACAGATCAGAGTTGTGATGGTAGCGAAGTGGATTACTTTGATACTGGAGGAAGTCCTGACAACCACACGTATGGAGATGAATATTATGAAATGGATGATGAAGTCGCTCAATCTGAGCATAAATATTATTGGCGTTGGCTTAATAAGTTTTGgtatggagaagaagatgaaagagacgacgatgatgaagaagaatatATAAACCACCATCATGGATGGAAGACGgccatgatgatgatgaaggtgTTTGTGGTTGGTATGTCTTTGCTTTTGCTATATCTTGTTATCACATAA
- the LOC106448150 gene encoding disease resistance protein RML1A-like → MASSSHRIRKYHVFPSFHGPDVRRKFLSHLHYHFASKGITVFKDQEIVRGQTIGPELEQAIRESRISMVVLSKNYASSSWCLDELVEILECKEACGQMVMTIFYDVDPSDVRQQSGDFGRAFDRTCKRQTEEVKQIWSKALTDVAEIAGVHSLSWDDEAKMMQKIVADVSKNLNVTLSRDCDKVVGLRSHLRKVHSLLCLECDEVKMIGIWGPAGIGKTTIARALYNQLSSSFPLRCFMGNLKGSYHKSIMGVDDYDSKLCLQSQLLSKIFNQTDMKVHDLCAIKEWLHDQRVLIILDDVEELEQLDTLAKETSWFGPGSRIIFTMKDKNILKAHGIKEIYHVDLPSKEEALEILCLSAFKQRSPREGFKELSHRIAEFCGYLPLGLCVVGSSLRGASKNEWGHQLYRLETSIDRKIGNVLRVGYETLLQKDQDLFLHIACFFYNENVDHMTTLLSKSNLDVRNGLKTLADKSLVKVSTDGRIVMHCLLQKLGRQIVLEQSIEPGRRQFLVDPQEICDVLANETGTGSVLGISFDMSKISEFSISRRAFARMRNLQFLRFYINKPGMHKKVSLLDDMEYLPSLKLLDWNSYPRKRLPPKFRPECLIELRMQFSKLEKLWGGVQLLVNLKKIDLSYSFKLKEIPNLSETSNLEILRLVFCKSLVELPSSISNLHKLKKLIMKGCKKLQVIPTNINLASLDEVDMSNCSSLTSFPDISRNIKHLNLRNTKIREVPPTIGRHWSSLTWLHIGSRNLMTLSYVPESLRKLDLRNSHFITIPDCVIGLPFVQSLIIQNCRKLVSLHGLPPSLWCLDATDCRSLTSVLHSFGDPCASFNYRNCVMLEEEARRRIIQQWDYNYLCLPGKEVPINFTHKATGNSIAVPMSSASSRFKACLLLSPVKGYPLFDITCRLRSKEGILLNEVEYWISGLSPKFLTEHLLIFCGDLFQTDKCHELDITTSEILFEFSCRDNDDKIIECGVQILREEGESSSSAMD, encoded by the exons atggcttcttcttctcaccGGATAAGGAAATATCATGTGTTTCCAAGCTTCCATGGTCCGGATGTCCGTAGAAAGTTTCTTAGTCATTTACATTACCACTTTGCAAGCAAGGGAATCACGGTGTTTAAAGACCAGGAGATCGTAAGAGGCCAGACGATTGGACCAGAACTCGAACAAGCAATAAGAGAATCTAGGATCTCGATGGTGGTGCTATCAAAGAATTACGCTTCTTCCAGCTGGTGTTTAGATGAATTGGTGGAAATCTTGGAATGCAAGGAAGCTTGTGGGCAGATGGTGATGACTATTTTTTACGACGTTGATCCATCTGATGTACGACAACAGAGCGGTGATTTCGGAAGGGCTTTCGACAGAACTTGCAAAAGACAAACAGAGGAAGTGAAGCAGATATGGAGCAAAGCTTTAACTGATGTCGCAGAAATAGCCGGAGTACATTCTCTAAGTTg GGATGATGAGGCTAAGATGATGCAGAAGATTGTTGCAGATGTTTCCAAGAATCTGAATGTCACACTGTCCAGGGATTGTGACAAGGTTGTGGGACTTAGATCTCACTTAAGAAAAGTGCACTCTTTGTTATGCCTAGAATGCGATGAAGTGAAGATGATTGGAATCTGGGGTCCTGCGGGAATTGGTAAGACAACCATTGCTAGAGCTTTATATAACCAACTCTCTAGCAGTTTTCCACTTAGGTGTTTTATGGGGAACCTCAAGGGAAGCTACCATAAGAGCATAATGGGTGTTGATGACTATGATTCCAAGTTGTGTTTACAAAGCCAACTTCTGTCCAAGATTTTTAACCAAACCGACATGAAGGTACATGATTTATGTGCAATAAAGGAATGGCTACATGATCAGAGAGTTCTTATCATTCTTGATGATGTAGAGGAGCTAGAGCAACTAGATACCTTAGCGAAAGAAACTTCTTGGTTTGGTCCTGGAAGTCGGATCATCTTtaccatgaaagataaaaatattttgaaggcACATGGGATCAAAGAAATTTATCATGTGGATCTTCCATCCAAAGAAGAAGCTCTTGAGATCTTATGCTTATCTGCTTTCAAACAAAGATCTCCACGGGAAGGTTTTAAAGAGCTTTCACATAGAATAGCTGAGTTTTGTGGTTATCTTCCGCTGGGTCTTTGTGTTGTGGGTTCATCTTTACGTGGAGCAAGCAAGAACGAATGGGGGCATCAATTATATAGGCTAGAAACCAGTATTGATAGAAAAATTGGGAATGTACTAAGAGTTGGATATGAAACACTGTTACAGAAAGATCAAGATCTTTTTCTTCACATTGCATGCTTCTTCTACAATGAGAATGTTGATCACATGACAACCCTACTTTCAAAAAGTAACTTGGACGTCAGAAATGGATTGAAGACCCTGGCTGATAAATCTCTTGTGAAGGTATCTACTGATGGGCGGATAGTGATGCACTGTTTACTGCAGAAATTGGGTAGACAGATAGTTCTTGAACAGTCTATAGAACCTGGGAGACGTCAGTTTTTAGTAGACCCTCAAGAGATTTGTGATGTACTAGCAAATGAAACT GGTACTGGATCTGTCTTAGGTATATCATTTGATATGTCCAAGATCAGTGAGTTCTCTATAAGTAGGCGAGCCTTTGCAAGAATGCGTAATCTCCAATTCTTGAGATTTTACATAAATAAGCCAGGCATGCATAAAAAAGTTAGCTTGTTAGACGACATGGAATATCTACCTAGTCTAAAGTTACTAGACTGGAATTCATATCCAAGAAAACGTCTTCCTCCAAAATTCCGACCAGAGTGTCTCATCGAGCTCCGTATGCAATTCAGCAAGCTCGAGAAGCTATGGGGAGGAGTCCAG CTGCTTGTAAATCTCAAGAAGATAGATTTGAGCTATTCCTTCAAGTTGAAAGAGATACCAAATCTTTCGGAAACTTCAAATCTCGAAATACTGAGACTTGTATTCTGTAAAAGTTTGGTGGAGCTTCCCTCCTCTATTTCGAATCTACACAAACTTAAAAAGTTGATAATGAAGGGGTGCAAAAAGCTACAAGTCATTCCTACCAACATCAACTTAGCATCTCTTGATGAAGTAGACATGAGTAACTGCTCAAGCTTGACAAGTTTTCCAGACATTTCTAGGAACATCAAGCATCTCAATCTACGAAACACGAAGATTAGAGAAGTTCCTCCGACAATTGGCAGGCATTGGTCTAGTCTTACATGGCTTCATATTGGCAGCAGAAACCTCATGACATTAAGTTATGTCCCTGAAAGTTTAAGGAAGCTAGACCTAAGAAACAGTCATTTTATCACGATTCCAGATTGCGTCATTGGTCTTCCTTTTGTACAAAGTCTTATCATCCAAAACTGTAGAAAGCTCGTGTCACTACACGGTCTCCCCCCTTCGCTTTGGTGTCTGGATGCAACTGATTGCAGATCGCTCACGAGTGTACTTCACTCTTTCGGTGATCCGTGTGCAAGTTTTAACTACCGCAACTGTGTGATGTTGGAGGAAGAAGCACGGAGAAGAATCATACAACAATGggattataattatttatgctTACCGGGTAAAGAAGTCCCTATAAACTTCACTCACAAAGCGACTGGAAACTCCATAGCCGTCCCTATGAGCTCAGCATCGTCAAGATTCAAGGCTTGCCTTCTGCTTTCTCCAGTTAAGGGATATCCGCTTTTTGATATAACTTGTCGTCTAAGAAGCAAAGAAGGTATACTCCTAAACGAAGTGGAGTACTGGATTTCAGGGCTGTCTCCAAAGTTTCTGACGGAACATCTCCTAATATTTTGTGGGGACTTGTTTCAAACTGACAAATGCCATGAATTGGATATCACTACGAGTGAGATTCTGTTTGAATTCAGCTGTAGGGACAACGATGACAAGATTATTGAGTGCGGTGTACAGATCTTGAGGGAGGAAGGCGAGAGTAGTAGCAGCGCAATGGATTAG
- the LOC125576572 gene encoding E4 SUMO-protein ligase PIAL2-like codes for MSSASTAVRPVAGTGLPEKAAAALVNSFRLASVTQRLAFHIQTGAKSDVKEFQSCCISLAKGIDFAIANNEIPKKVEDLPSLLKQVCRHRDDVYTKTAVLVLMISIKHACKLGWFSDSEAQELIALADQMKNGFGNPENTIPVIQSPGGTLSQIMERFYPLVKLGHVLVSLEVKSGYTMLAHDFHISKNMPHSPQEKIRLFVVQTENIDTSACIINPPEVSFILNGKVVEKRVNISMDSGPQLPTNVTAILKYGTNLLQVMGNSNGHYIIVIAFTGLAQLPEKPVLKEYVQSGVVEASPDSDIIEGPSRVSLRCPISRSRIKLPVKGQLCKHLQCFDFWNYVNINMRNPSWRCPHCNQPVSYPEIRLDQNMVEILKDAGRNAADVVIHAGGTWKVAMENNGNEEPVRDAIIHDLEDPNSLLNAGPVVLDLTGDDEDDADIELFGSTSKAVDQKPHLSDAQGQSNNNNANKDASVDDYCSMFNFSDVISLDEVMLDHLNTGTGQDYSNLSQVPMPRDPAHVPAPFSQAPSPRERPAATSTVFPSSRVHASPVTPAGTYLSRTSSQMSSLTTSSQSRVHPVQVTSQSLGNGSSLAQSPRIPRVLAPQPNSYFARSLNSNHLTTQTQRPSSPPVLSVSRTSDLMDVDSATPDTSNWRPRMRGSITPGSYSPALDHMIIRPTQQSQTRLQVSQPGQTPPVQTSQALPPFSTAPPTFTRPSGPTAPWGI; via the exons ATGTCATCTGCGTCTACGGCGGTGCGTCCGGTGGCTGGAACTGGGTTACCGGAGAAGGCGGCAGCAGCTCTGGTCAATTCATTTCGTTTGGCCTCCGTGACGCAACGGTTAGCTTTCCACATTCAGACCGGCGCCAAAAGCGACGTCAAAGAGTTCCAAAGCTGCTGCATCTCTCTCGCCAA AGGAATTGATTTTGCGATAGCTAATAATGAAATCCCGAAGAAGGTTGAAGATCTTCCCTCCTTGCTTAAACAG GTGTGCCGACATAGAGATGATGTCTACACTAAGACTGCTGTTTTGGTGCTCATGATCTCTATTAAG CATGCTTGTAAACTGGGATGGTTTTCAGATAGCGAGGCTCAAGAACTCATCGCCCTTGCTGATCAG ATGAAAAATGGTTTCGGGAATCCTGAAAACACTATCCCTGTTATTCAAAGTCCTGGTGGTACATTATCGCAGATCATGGAGAG GTTTTATCCACTTGTGAAGCTTGGGCATGTTCTTGTTTCTCTTGAAGTGAAG TCTGGCTATACAATGCTTGCACATGATTTCCATATCTCGAAGAATATGCCGCATTCTCCTCAAGAGAAAATT CGGCTATTTGTTGTCCAGACAGAAAACATAGACACGTCCGCCTGTATTATCAATCCTCCAGAAGTCAG CTTCATTTTAAATGGAAAGGTGGTCGAGAAGAGAGTTAATATCTCAATG gATTCGGGGCCTCAACTCCCAACAAATGTTACTGCCATCCTCAAATACGGAACAAACCTCTTACAAGTTATGGGCAATTCCAATGGTCATTACATCATTGTAATTGCTTTTACGGGTTTAGCACAGCTACCTGAAAAACCAGTTCTTAAAGAGTATGTGCAGTCTGGAGTGGTCGAGGCAAGTCCAG ATTCTGACATCATTGAGGGGCCATCTCGAGTATCTCTCAGATGTCCTATAAG TCGCAGCCGGATCAAGCTTCCAGTCAAGGGCCAGTTGTGTAAACATCTTCAG TGTTTTGATTTCTGGAATTATGTCAACATTAATATGAGAAACCCATCCTGGCGCTGCCCTCACTGCAATCAACCTGTTTCCTACCCAGAGATCCGTTTAGATCAAAACATGGTCGAG ATATTAAAGGATGCGGGGCGCAATGCTGCTGATGTAGTCATCCATGCCGGTGGTACATGGAAGGTTGCAATGGAAAATAATGGAAACGAGGAACCTGTCCGTGATGCAATAATCCATGATCTTGAAGATCCAAATAGCTTGTTAAATGCTGGTCCTGTTGTCTTGGATCTTACTGGGGATGATGAGGACGATGCTGATATTGAACTATTTGGTAGCACCAGCAAGGCTGTGGACCAGAAGCCCCACTTGTCAGATGCTCAGGGTCAATCTAATAATAACAACGCAAACAAAGATGCTTCAGTCGACGATTACTGTTCTATGTTTAACTTCTCGGATGTGATATCACTTGACGAGGTGATGCTAGATCACTTGAATACTGGAACTGGTCAGGATTACTCAAACTTATCTCAAGTACCCATGCCTCGAGATCCAGCACATGTACCTGCGCCATTCTCACAGGCACCATCTCCAAGAGAGAGACCAGCAGCTACTTCCACCGTCTTCCCATCTTCTCGGGTTCATGCTTCACCTGTTACTCCCGCTGGAACATATCTTAGTAGAACCTCCAGTCAGATGTCATCATTGACAACTTCATCACAG AGCCGGGTGCACCCAGTCCAAGTTACAAGCCAGTCTCTTGGGAATGGATCATCTTTGGCTCAGTCTCCGCGTATCCCTAGAGTACTTGCTCCCCAGCCTAACAGTTATTTCGCACGAAGTCTAAACAGTAACCATTTAACCACTCAGACGCAGCGGCCGAGTAGTCCCCCTGTTCTATCAGTTTCCCGAACCAGTGACCTAATGGATGTGGACTCGGCTACTCCTGATACAAGCAACTGGCGCCCAAGGATGCGAGGCAGTATTACCCCCGGTTCATATTCCCCTGCTCTTGACCACATGATCATCCGACCTACCCAGCAGTCTCAGACTAGGCTTCAAGTTTCACAACCGGGACAGACGCCACCGGTTCAGACATCTCAGGCTCTGCCACCGTTTTCAACCGCCCCTCCGACTTTCACGAGGCCTTCTGGACCGACAGCACCATGGGGAATTTGA
- the LOC125576573 gene encoding pre-rRNA-processing protein TSR2-like, translated as MDSRPSGPVVLTVDEKAVLNEGIGLILSRWTAMRAAVDNGWGGRDSHLKAELTVSNVLDYFIRLKDPTMGFDGLTDILENGLNELNTLADDGSLEEVTETLLDLYYECLEGNYQRVEKLRVTSSQTSAKVVKVSNGNDEDEDDEESDDEDDDEDTEMSNVLMFNVICFIIKSYQTIIIKNKI; from the exons ATGGATTCGAGACCCAGTGGACCAGTGGTGTTGACGGTGGATGAGAAGGCCGTTCTGAACGAAGGAATTGGTTTGATACTTTCGCGGTGGACAGCCATGAGAGCCGCCGTCGATAACGGCTGGGGCGGCCGAGATTCTCATCTGAAAGCTGAACTCACCGTATCCAATGTTCTCGATTACTTCATCCGTTTAAAAG ATCCAACGATGGGCTTTGATGGGTTAACTGATATTCTAGAGAATGGTCTTAATGAGCTTAACACTTTGGCTGATGATGGAAGCCTTGAGGAG GTGACAGAGACGTTGCTAGATTTGTATTATGAATGTCTCGAAGGTAACTACCAAAGGGTTGAGAAACTGAGGGTGACTAGTTCTCAGACTAGTGCAAAAGTTGTCAAG GTTTCAAACGGTAacgatgaggatgaggatgatgaggagagcgatgatgaagatgatgatgaggataCAGAGATGAGCAATGTTCTTATGtttaatgttatatgttttattataaaatccTACCAAACAATTatcataaaaaacaaaatttaa